From Kineosporia succinea, the proteins below share one genomic window:
- a CDS encoding MFS transporter — MPVKEPLRLATPQGRWVLTAAVLGSAVVSLDATVVNVALPTIGRDLDADVAGLQWTVNGYALTLAALILLGGSLGDRFGRRRVFVIGVGWFGIASLLCGLAPNLEVLVLARALQGIGGALLTPGSLAMISSSFHPADRARAIGAWSGLGGVSAAAGPLLGGALLEQSWRLIFLINLPLTVFVIVLALRHVPESLDPGAAKSLDLAGSVSGAIGLGGVTYALIAAGGLPSLVAGAVGLTGLAAFVLVERRSNHPLVPLDIFANRQFTAANLVTLALYAAISGTFFLLAVVLQTVVGLSPLQAGAATLPLTLLMLTLSSRTGALAARIGPRRPMTIGPLVMSAGLLLMLRIDVGTGYLTTALPAILVFGCGLTLTVAPLTAAVLGAAEDRHAGVASGVNNAVARTAGLLSVAVLPLVMGLSGDDFNRAGPLADGFHTAVVGCAVLVILASAIAWTQIRDDILEPEPQPYNCPVSEPPVHPR, encoded by the coding sequence ATGCCTGTCAAAGAACCGTTGCGTCTGGCCACCCCACAGGGCCGCTGGGTCCTGACCGCCGCCGTCCTCGGCAGCGCGGTCGTGAGCCTCGACGCCACGGTGGTCAACGTGGCGCTGCCGACGATCGGGCGGGACCTGGACGCCGACGTGGCCGGGCTGCAGTGGACCGTCAACGGGTACGCGCTCACCCTGGCGGCCCTGATCCTGCTCGGTGGTTCGCTCGGCGACCGGTTCGGCCGGCGCCGGGTGTTCGTGATCGGCGTGGGCTGGTTCGGCATCGCCTCGCTGTTGTGCGGCCTGGCCCCGAACCTGGAGGTGCTGGTGCTGGCCCGGGCCCTGCAGGGCATCGGTGGGGCGCTGCTGACCCCGGGCAGCCTGGCGATGATCTCGTCGTCGTTCCATCCGGCCGACCGGGCGCGGGCGATCGGCGCCTGGTCGGGTCTGGGCGGGGTGTCCGCGGCCGCCGGGCCGCTGCTGGGCGGGGCCCTGCTCGAGCAGTCGTGGCGCCTGATCTTTCTCATCAACCTGCCGCTCACGGTCTTCGTGATCGTGCTGGCCCTGCGGCACGTGCCGGAGTCCCTCGACCCGGGGGCCGCCAAGAGCCTGGACCTGGCGGGTTCGGTGAGCGGGGCGATCGGTCTCGGCGGCGTGACCTACGCCCTGATCGCCGCGGGCGGCCTGCCCAGTCTCGTCGCGGGTGCCGTGGGCCTGACCGGACTCGCCGCCTTCGTGCTCGTCGAACGCCGCAGCAACCACCCGCTGGTGCCGCTCGACATCTTCGCCAACCGCCAGTTCACCGCCGCCAACCTGGTCACCCTGGCCCTCTACGCCGCCATCTCCGGCACCTTCTTCCTGCTCGCGGTGGTGCTCCAGACCGTGGTCGGGCTGAGTCCCCTGCAGGCCGGAGCGGCCACGCTGCCGCTGACCCTGCTCATGCTCACCCTGTCGTCGCGCACCGGTGCCCTCGCCGCCCGTATCGGCCCCCGCCGCCCGATGACGATCGGCCCGCTGGTGATGAGCGCCGGGCTCCTGCTCATGCTCCGGATCGACGTCGGCACCGGCTATCTCACCACCGCCCTGCCCGCGATCCTGGTCTTCGGGTGCGGCCTGACCCTGACCGTCGCCCCGCTCACCGCGGCCGTGCTGGGCGCCGCCGAGGACCGGCACGCCGGCGTCGCCTCGGGCGTGAACAACGCCGTCGCCCGCACCGCCGGACTGCTCTCGGTGGCCGTTCTGCCGCTCGTGATGGGCCTTTCCGGCGACGATTTCAACCGCGCCGGGCCGCTGGCCGACGGCTTCCACACCGCCGTCGTCGGTTGCGCCGTCCTGGTGATCCTGGCTTCGGCGATCGCCTGGACCCAGATCCGCGACGACATCCTGGAGCCCGAGCCCCAGCCGTACAACTGCCCCGTGAGCGAGCCCCCGGTGCACCCTCGGTGA